One genomic region from Salvia hispanica cultivar TCC Black 2014 chromosome 2, UniMelb_Shisp_WGS_1.0, whole genome shotgun sequence encodes:
- the LOC125206816 gene encoding uncharacterized protein LOC125206816 has protein sequence MDDLWNQAWDSLIQEMQREADEAAAAAIPREIRHRRTIPRDHVGAAERLMADYFSADPRYPAEIFRRRFRMSRPLFTHIATTLADRFECFTLRSDCTGRIGLSTLQKCTSAIRQLAYAGPADMFDEYLQMGETTSLNVLRQFCKGIREVFGLEFLRKPTFDECQRRLDMHGAVHNFPGMMGSIDCMHWEWKNCPVAWKGQFTTSKCGRDTTGFKQKHPSMILEAVADYRLRIWHAYFGVAGSNNDINVLQSSSIFTDECRGEGPEISFVANGTQYRRGYYLADGIYPRWPVFVKTLRQPAGAKRQYFARKQEAARKDVERAFGVLQARWAILRCPARVWHGDDVANIMVACIILHNMIIEDEGFATERWAPEDGASTSHGVAFAPIQMGVPRSNEYLIQRFADIRKSTTHDQLQVDLIEEVWARRGGDVA, from the exons ATGGATGATTTGTGGAATCAAGCATGGGATTCTTTGATTCAAGAGATGCAGAGGGAGGCCGacgaggcggcggcggcggcgatccCTCGTGAGATTCGTCATCGTCGGACAATCCCACGAGACCATGTCGGAGCGGCTGAGCGGCTTATGGCCGACTACTTTAGCGCTGACCCTCGTTACCCGGCTGAGATTTTTCGTCGGCGTTTCAGAATGTCGCGACCGCTCTTTACCCATATAGCGACGACATTGGCGGACCGGTTCGAGTGCTTCACGCTCCGGAGTGATTGCACTGGCCGGATCGGGCTGTCTACTTTGCAGAAATGCACCTCTGCAATTAGGCAGCTTGCCTATGCCGGACCGgctgatatgttcgacgaatacctacaGATGGGTGAGACGACTAGTCTAAATGTGCTCCGGCAGTTTTGTAAGGGCATTCGGGAAGTCTTTGGTCTGGAGTTCCTACGAAAGCCAACCTTTGATGAGTGCCAGAGACGGCTAGATATGCACGGTGCGGTGCACAATTTCCCAGGGATGATGGGCAGCattgattgcatgcattgggagtggaaaaaCTGTCCGGTGGCGTGGAAAGGCCAGTTCACTACCT caaagtgcggtcgtgacactACCGGTTTCAAGCAGAAACATCCATCGATGATTCTCGAAGCCGTTGCTGACTACCGTTTgcggatctggcatgcgtatttcggtGTTGCGGgttcgaacaacgacatcaacgttcTGCAGTCGTCGTCTATCTTCACTGATGAGTGTCGGGGAGAGGGTCCAGAGATCAGTTTTGTAGCAAATGGCACGCAGTATCGCAGGGGATACTATTTGGCAGATGGAATATACCCTCGTTGGCCCGTATTCGTCAAGACACTTCGCCAACCGGCTGGAGCGAAGAGACAATATTTTGCGCGAAAACAAGAGGCCGCTAGGAAAGATGTTGAGCGAgcttttggtgtgctccaagcGCGATGGGCCATTCTACGCTGCCCGGCACGAGTTTGGCACGGAGATGATGTCGCGAATATTATGGTAgcatgtatcatattgcacaatatgataatagaagatgaaggatttgcTACAGAACGTTGGGCGCCGGAAGATGGTGCAAGTACAAGTCATGGCGTTGCCTTCGCGCCGATACAGATGGGTGTACCACGTAGTAATGAATATCTGATCCAACGTTTCGCTGATATacgcaagagcacaacacatGACCAACTCCAGGTCGATTTGATTGAAGAGGTCTGGGCACGTAGGGGAGGCGACGTAGCGTGA
- the LOC125204612 gene encoding kinetochore protein NUF2 homolog, whose product MSKFDYPRLPRHQIVAVLSASQIAVVSESELLRPDPDLICKLYSHILIYMDILKDDEEQMEFEALEHIENPEHHLHSIRIMNVYVKLRQLLTAISCPKSFTPKDLIKPEADRTEFFLSALLNFHLHRNAKMELLKPIFDDLEHFEQQKLAAEARILQLNAEIAEIEELREKDLPGVQELSLKIKELHHTVDELNKDQATLRTTIKQLKEKSKETDEKISSAEFALVQSVQENASLRSKIVQSPDKLQRALEEKKLALAEAKDAERAAIQSFQDKTAKLEAYAKACKKISKHLSRMQAVQEQVSSAKSVEKEVKVLKSKLSDEDVQVKSLEAKLVDMQSKADQLKEYKRQLEKEKAMRQEEADKEVNNVEFEVESKRRALELREKHVESVVAEAEAINLKRKNIREEADAKIQKLSHKYEEIVSEFDKYSKSISNLLASNG is encoded by the exons ATGTCGAAATTCGATTATCCCAGGCTCCCCCGCCACCAAATCGTCGCGGTACTGTCCGCGTCCCAGATCGCCGTCGTGTCGGAGTCCGAACTCCTCCGCCCCGACCCCGACCTCATCTGCAAACTCTACTCTCACATCCTCATCTACATGGACATTCTCAA GGACGACGAAGAGCAGATGGAATTTGAGGCGCTGGAGCATATCGAAAATCCCGAACACCACTTGCACTCGATTCGGATCATGAATGTGTACGTCAAGCTTCGACAGCTTTTGACGGCTATTAGCTGTCCCAAATCCTTCACCCCTAAAGACTTGATTAAGCCAGAGGCTGACCGCACCGAGTTCTTCCTCAGCGCACTTCTCAATTTTCACCTCCACAG GAATGCAAAAATGGAGCTATTGAAGCCTATTTTTGACGATCTAGAACATTTTGAGCAGCAGAAGCTAGCTGCTGAAGCTAGAATTTTGCAG TTGAATGCAGAGATAGCAGAGATTGAGGAGTTAAGAGAGAAGGACTTGCCGGGAGTGCAGGAATTGAGTTTGAAGATTAAGGAATTGCATCATACAGTTGATGAACTCAACAAGGATCAAGCGACGTTGAGGACTAcgatcaagcaattgaaggAGAAGAGCAAAGAAACTGATGAGAAG ATCTCTAGTGCAGAATTTGCCCTTGTTCAAAGTGTTCAAGAAAATGCTAGTTTGCGTTCTAAAATCGTACAATCACCAGACAAACTTCAG AGGGCTTTGGAGGAGAAAAAGTTGGCCCTAGCTGAGGCGAAAGATGCTGAAAGAGCTGCAATACAATCTTTTCAGGATAAGACTGCCAAGCTTGAGGCCTATGCTAAG GCTTGCAAGAAAATCTCTAAGCACTTAAGTCGGATGCAGGCTGTACAAGAGCAg GTAAGTTCCGCAAAGTCAGTTGAGAAAGAAGTGAAGGTCCTCAAAAGTAAGCTTAGTGACGAAGATGTTCAAGTCAAATCACTGGAAGCAAAACTTGTAGATATGCAATCAAAAG CGGACCAGCTAAAAGAATACAAGAGGCAACTGGAGAAAGAGAAAGCTATGCGCCAAGAAGAGGCAGATAAGGAGGTAAATAATGTCGAATTTGAAGTGGAATCAAAGAGGCGTGCATTAGAATTGAGGGAGAAACATGTGGAATCTGTGGTTGCAGAG GCAGAAGCTATaaatttgaagagaaaaaacatTAGGGAGGAAGCAGAtgctaaaattcaaaaattaagcCATAAATATGAAGAAATTGTGTCAGAG TTCGATAAGTATTCAAAATCGATAAGCAACTTGCTAGCATCAAATGGATAA
- the LOC125208493 gene encoding expansin-A13, translated as MIPHSLISSFPKIRNFNFIKFEKRKRKRQFHSTLQSHPAASPLKMRLLLLLLLLSSALLATAHYFPSTPSHSDWNPARATYYAATDPIDAVGGACGYGDLVKNGYGKATAALSTVLFEKGQICGACFEIRCVEDLRWCIPGTSIIVTATNFCAPNFGFDADAGGKCNPPNSHFVLPIEAFEKIAIWKASNMPVQYRRIRCRKEGGVRFTIGGGGVFISVMISNVAGAGDLSGVKIKGSRTGWLPMGRNWGQNWHINADLKNQPLSFEITSSDGVTLPSYSVAPKNWEFGQSFEGKQFDS; from the coding sequence ATGATACCACATAGTTTAATTTCATCATTCcccaaaattagaaactttaactttattaagtttgaaaaaagaaaaagaaaaaggcaaTTCCACTCCACACTCCAATCCCACCCCGCCGCCTCTCCGCTCAAAAtgcgcctcctcctcctcctcctcctcctctcgTCGGCGCTCCTCGCCACCGCACACTACTTCCCCTCCACCCCCTCCCACTCCGACTGGAACCCCGCCCGCGCCACCTACTACGCCGCCACGGACCCAATCGACGCCGTCGGCGGCGCCTGCGGCTACGGCGACCTCGTCAAAAACGGGTACGGAAAAGCCACCGCCGCCCTCAGCACCGTCCTCTTCGAGAAAGGCCAGATCTGCGGCGCCTGCTTCGAAATCCGGTGCGTGGAGGACCTCCGGTGGTGCATCCCGGGCACCTCCATCATCGTCACCGCCACCAACTTCTGCGCCCCCAATTTCGGGTTCGACGCCGACGCCGGCGGCAAGTGCAACCCGCCGAACTCGCACTTCGTCCTCCCGATCGAGGCGTTCGAGAAGATCGCCATCTGGAAGGCCTCCAACATGCCGGTGCAGTACCGGCGGATACGCTGCCGGAAGGAGGGCGGCGTGAGGTTCACgatcggcggcggcggagtgTTTATATCGGTGATGATTAGCAACGTGGCCGGCGCGGGGGACCTGTCGGGCGTGAAAATCAAGGGGTCGAGGACGGGGTGGCTGCCGATGGGGAGGAATTGGGGGCAGAATTGGCATATAAATGCGGATTTGAAGAACCAGCCGCTGTCGTTTGAGATTACGAGCAGCGATGGAGTGACGCTGCCTTCGTACAGTGTTGCCCCCAAGAATTGGGAATTTGGGCAATCCTTTGAAGGTAAGCAGTTCGATTCTTAG